A single window of Modestobacter italicus DNA harbors:
- a CDS encoding acetolactate synthase large subunit: protein MSTTAHAGRAAAAPGPSAAPAPGAGPAPATPTAPSEAAAAATLGVESTARTMAEAAAEPATGITGAQSLVRSLEAVGVEVAFGIPGGAILPLYDPLFDSRIRHVLVRHEQGAGHAATGYAQATGRVGVCMATSGPGATNLVTPLADAYMDSVPIVAITGQVSTGAIGTDAFQEADIRGITMPVTKHSFLVTSADEIPQKIAEAFHLAGTGRPGPVLVDVPKDVLQARTNFSWPPRMDLPGYKPTTRPHGKQVREAAALIAGARQPVLYVGGGVLKAGASAELAELAELTGAPVVTTLMARGAFPDSHPQNLGMPGMHGNVTAVTALQKADLLIALGARFDDRVTGELSSFAPNAAVVHADIDPAEIGKNRRADVPIVGDAKATIAELVSALRAEHEAGRTPQLTAWWEQLEDWRARYPLGYDWPEDGALSPQYVIERLGAIAGPDAIYASGVGQHQMWAAQFIRYEKPGTWLNSGGLGTMGYAVPAAMGAKYGRPETTVWAIDGDGCFQMTNQELATCAIEGIPIKVAVINNGNLGMVRQWQTLFYEGRYSNTHLSTHGAGDGSPKQVRIPDFVTLAEALGCVGLRCESKDDVDAVIEKAMAITDAPVVIDFIVGSDAQVWPMVAAGASNDEILAARDVRPVFGEGQV, encoded by the coding sequence ATGAGCACCACCGCCCACGCCGGCCGCGCCGCCGCGGCCCCCGGCCCGTCGGCCGCCCCGGCTCCCGGTGCCGGTCCCGCGCCGGCCACGCCCACCGCCCCCAGCGAGGCCGCCGCCGCCGCGACCCTCGGCGTCGAGAGCACCGCCCGGACGATGGCCGAGGCCGCCGCCGAGCCGGCCACCGGCATCACCGGCGCGCAGAGCCTGGTCCGGTCGCTGGAGGCGGTCGGGGTCGAGGTCGCCTTCGGGATCCCGGGCGGGGCGATCCTCCCGCTCTACGACCCGCTGTTCGACTCCCGCATCCGGCACGTGCTGGTCCGGCACGAGCAGGGCGCGGGCCACGCCGCGACCGGCTACGCCCAGGCCACCGGCCGGGTCGGGGTGTGCATGGCCACCTCCGGCCCCGGTGCGACCAACCTGGTCACCCCGCTGGCCGACGCCTACATGGACTCGGTGCCGATCGTGGCGATCACCGGCCAGGTCTCGACCGGTGCCATCGGGACCGACGCCTTCCAGGAGGCCGACATCCGCGGCATCACGATGCCGGTCACCAAGCACAGCTTCCTGGTGACCTCGGCCGACGAGATCCCGCAGAAGATCGCCGAGGCCTTCCACCTCGCCGGCACCGGCCGCCCGGGCCCGGTCCTGGTCGACGTCCCCAAGGACGTGCTGCAGGCCCGCACGAACTTCAGCTGGCCGCCGCGGATGGACCTGCCCGGCTACAAGCCGACCACCCGTCCGCACGGCAAGCAGGTCCGCGAGGCCGCGGCGCTCATCGCCGGTGCGCGGCAGCCGGTGCTCTACGTCGGCGGCGGCGTGCTCAAGGCCGGCGCCAGCGCCGAGCTGGCCGAGCTCGCCGAGCTGACCGGCGCCCCGGTGGTCACCACGCTGATGGCCCGCGGCGCCTTCCCGGACAGCCACCCGCAGAACCTGGGCATGCCCGGGATGCACGGCAACGTCACCGCGGTCACCGCGCTGCAGAAGGCCGACCTGCTGATCGCCCTCGGCGCCCGCTTCGACGACCGGGTCACCGGGGAGCTGTCCAGCTTCGCGCCTAACGCCGCCGTCGTCCACGCCGACATCGACCCGGCCGAGATCGGCAAGAACCGCCGGGCCGACGTCCCGATCGTGGGCGACGCGAAGGCGACGATCGCCGAGCTGGTCAGCGCGCTGCGCGCCGAGCACGAGGCCGGCCGCACCCCCCAGCTGACCGCCTGGTGGGAGCAGCTGGAGGACTGGCGGGCCCGCTACCCGCTGGGCTACGACTGGCCGGAGGACGGCGCACTGTCCCCGCAGTACGTGATCGAGCGCCTGGGCGCGATCGCCGGCCCTGACGCGATCTACGCCTCCGGGGTGGGCCAGCACCAGATGTGGGCCGCGCAGTTCATCCGCTACGAGAAGCCGGGCACCTGGCTCAACAGCGGTGGGCTCGGCACCATGGGCTACGCCGTCCCGGCCGCCATGGGCGCCAAGTACGGCCGGCCGGAGACCACGGTGTGGGCCATCGACGGCGACGGCTGCTTCCAGATGACCAACCAGGAGCTGGCCACCTGCGCCATCGAGGGCATCCCGATCAAGGTCGCCGTCATCAACAACGGCAACCTGGGCATGGTCCGGCAGTGGCAGACGCTGTTCTACGAGGGCCGCTACTCCAACACCCACCTGAGCACCCACGGCGCCGGCGACGGCTCGCCCAAGCAGGTGCGGATCCCCGACTTCGTCACCCTCGCCGAGGCGCTCGGCTGCGTCGGCCTGCGCTGCGAGAGCAAGGACGACGTCGACGCGGTGATCGAGAAGGCGATGGCCATCACCGACGCCCCGGTGGTGATCGACTTCATCGTCGGCTCCGACGCCCAGGTGTGGCCGATGGTCGCCGCCGGCGCCAGCAACGACGAGATCCTGGCCGCGCGCGACGTGCGCCCGGTCTTCGGGGAGGGACAGGTCTGA